Genomic window (Bacteroidales bacterium):
CCAAACTTTTTCAGCTTTTTTATCAAAATCTCCAAGTTTTGTTACAACCCAGTCGCCCTTAGTCAGTTGTTTTAACATTTTGCCATCGGTGTTATACAAATAAATGTGGTTATAACCATCTCTCTGGCTTTGATATATAAATTTATCGTTTGTCCCGGGAACAAAAACAAAAGGCTGCTGTGGCTCTACATATTTATTATTTTTCTCTTCAAATAAAGTTTTAATAAAATTCCCATTTGAAACATCATACATATTCCATTTTAAATGGTCTTGTCCTCTATTTAAAACACCTATAAACAAATATTTTTCATCAGGACTCCAGCTAATATTAGTAAGATATTGCTCTTTAGGCTCTCCTGTTTTGATAAATATGCTTTTTTCAGAATTAACATCGTAAACGCCAACAGTAACTTGATGGCTAGTCGTTCCAGCCATAGGATATTTGGTGTTTTCCAACTCAGCAATTCTAGTATTTATATTCACCAAAGGATAATCTGTAACCATTGTTTCGTCCATTCTGTAATAAGCCATCTTGCTTCCTTTCGGAGACCAAAAAATTCCTTTTTCAATTCCAAACTCATTTCTATGAACAGTCTGCCCACAAACAATGCCTTCATTACTTTCATTCGTAATCGCTTTTTCCTCGCCATTTACAGAAATGAATAAATTATTTTTAATTGTATATGCCACAAGGTCTTTTTCAGGGCTGAAATCAACATTTTCGCCTTTTTCATTCCAACTATTTTTTATTTTAGCTGTTTTTTCGCTTATGTTTAGTTCAATCCATTTGTTTTTACTAACAATTGTTATTTGATTTTTGCCAACCCATTCGTAATCTGGAAATCTTTTTATTTTTTCTATGCCAATTTTTGACAAAATAGAGTTCAACTCTGCCAATCCAATAATTGTTTTTTCAACTCCTTTTGCATCAATTTTTACTAGCTCATCATAATCATTAATATATGTGAAATAGTTTTCATCAATATGCTGCTTTAAGCTAGAAACTTGCTTTGG
Coding sequences:
- a CDS encoding S9 family peptidase codes for the protein MKKTFLFAFSALVIFNYCFSQKTISLEQIFTDRNVYPKQVSSLKQHIDENYFTYINDYDELVKIDAKGVEKTIIGLAELNSILSKIGIEKIKRFPDYEWVGKNQITIVSKNKWIELNISEKTAKIKNSWNEKGENVDFSPEKDLVAYTIKNNLFISVNGEEKAITNESNEGIVCGQTVHRNEFGIEKGIFWSPKGSKMAYYRMDETMVTDYPLVNINTRIAELENTKYPMAGTTSHQVTVGVYDVNSEKSIFIKTGEPKEQYLTNISWSPDEKYLFIGVLNRGQDHLKWNMYDVSNGNFIKTLFEEKNNKYVEPQQPFVFVPGTNDKFIYQSQRDGYNHIYLYNTDGKMLKQLTKGDWVVTKLGDFDKKAEKVW